The following coding sequences lie in one Candidatus Schekmanbacteria bacterium RIFCSPLOWO2_02_FULL_38_14 genomic window:
- a CDS encoding Rieske (2Fe-2S) protein translates to MSVNSQYSRRNFLKIFTSLGLAWAAFFATLTGSLAATIRFFFPNVLFEPLSSFKAGFPEEYSSGVSTKWVDKFGVWIVREKEGFFALSTVCTHLGCTPNWLEAENKFKCPCHGSGFHRDGRNFEGPAPRPLEKFKITLAEDGQILIDKSSKFLFEKEEWENPEAFLRI, encoded by the coding sequence ATGAGCGTAAATAGCCAATATTCGAGGAGAAATTTTTTAAAAATTTTTACATCACTCGGCCTTGCTTGGGCAGCCTTTTTTGCAACCCTTACAGGATCCCTTGCAGCTACTATCAGATTTTTTTTCCCCAATGTCCTCTTTGAGCCCTTGTCCTCTTTCAAAGCAGGATTTCCTGAGGAGTATTCCTCAGGCGTCAGCACAAAATGGGTAGACAAATTTGGGGTCTGGATAGTCAGGGAAAAGGAGGGGTTTTTTGCCCTCTCAACAGTCTGCACGCATTTAGGATGCACCCCTAACTGGCTTGAGGCAGAAAATAAATTCAAATGCCCCTGCCATGGAAGTGGTTTTCACAGAGATGGAAGAAATTTTGAGGGCCCTGCACCGAGGCCCTTAGAAAAATTTAAGATAACTTTGGCTGAGGATGGTCAAATCCTCATTGATAAGAGCTCAAAGTTTCTATTTGAAAAAGAAGAATGGGAAAATCCTGAAGCCTTTTTGAGAATTTAA
- a CDS encoding cytochrome B6: MDKKNFIERLLESQVYKSIFRHEFPKTARNRALAVVSNFFLHLHPIRLRKDGLKLSSTWCMGGITFFLFIVETITGLLLMFYYHPTAREAYIDMKYIEFDVPFGMLLRNLHRWAGHGMVITVWLHMFRVFLTGSYKKPREFNWVLGVVLLVLTLLLSFTGYLLPWDQLAMWAITVGTNMARATPFLGHEGPFAIVDAGSDIRFALIGGKFVGGNALLRFYVWHCVGIPLVAGILMAIHFWRVRKDGGISGPL; the protein is encoded by the coding sequence ATGGACAAAAAAAATTTTATCGAGAGGCTTTTAGAAAGTCAGGTTTATAAATCGATATTCAGGCATGAGTTTCCTAAAACCGCGAGAAACCGAGCTTTAGCTGTTGTCTCCAATTTCTTCCTGCATCTCCATCCAATACGGTTAAGAAAAGATGGCTTGAAGCTCTCCTCCACCTGGTGCATGGGAGGAATAACCTTTTTTCTCTTCATCGTGGAGACCATAACAGGCCTGCTTTTGATGTTTTATTATCACCCTACAGCAAGGGAAGCTTACATAGATATGAAATATATAGAATTTGATGTTCCCTTTGGGATGCTTTTAAGAAACCTCCACAGATGGGCAGGTCATGGGATGGTGATAACTGTTTGGCTTCATATGTTCAGGGTATTTTTGACAGGCTCTTATAAAAAACCGAGGGAATTTAACTGGGTGCTCGGTGTTGTCCTTTTGGTCTTAACCCTTCTCTTATCTTTTACCGGATACCTATTGCCTTGGGATCAGTTAGCTATGTGGGCAATCACTGTTGGAACCAATATGGCGAGGGCAACTCCATTTTTAGGCCATGAGGGACCCTTTGCAATAGTTGATGCGGGCTCTGATATCAGATTTGCCCTTATAGGCGGCAAGTTTGTTGGAGGAAATGCCCTTTTGCGGTTCTATGTCTGGCACTGCGTCGGAATCCCTCTGGTTGCAGGGATCTTAATGGCCATCCATTTCTGGAGGGTAAGAAAGGATGGCGGGATTTCAGGCCCTTTATAA